Proteins encoded by one window of Lathyrus oleraceus cultivar Zhongwan6 chromosome 1, CAAS_Psat_ZW6_1.0, whole genome shotgun sequence:
- the LOC127108991 gene encoding probable pectinesterase/pectinesterase inhibitor 58, with protein MGGACDNQKQRFTFVGVFYILLITVVGTDAAGGLGGPGEQNGKTSSTQRDVESLCLSDPDKCNTKLGSLFNGTINIKDSIKNALIADAVELQKHIDNPVLYKELVKDKRSEEAMRICDEVMDNAVDAVNKSVGELDTFDFNRLSDFVFDLQVWMAATLSDQQTCLDAFEKVDIKASQRMAQILSNSMNLSNNAIDMINSVSELLDDFGHVPSDLNRRHLSDESEKLVDGFSHR; from the coding sequence ATGGGAGGAGCGTGTGATAATCAGAAGCAAAGGTTTACatttgttggtgtcttttacATTCTTCTTATCACTGTGGTCGGAACTGATGCGGCGGGCGGCCTTGGAGGACCAGGAGAACAAAATGGAAAAACATCTAGCACACAAAGGGATGTTGAAAGTCTTTGTCTATCAGACCCTGATAAATGTAACACGAAACTAGGAAGTTTGTTTAATGGAACAATAAACATAAAAGATAGTATAAAAAACGCACTCATTGCAGACGCGGTGGAGTTACAGAAACACATAGACAATCCAGTTCTTTATAAGGAATTGGTAAAAGACAAAAGGTCGGAAGAAGCTATGCGAATTTGCGACGAAGTAATGGATAATGCTGTTGATGCAGTTAATAAATCTGTTGGTGAATTAGACACATTTGATTTCAATAGGTTGAGTGACTTTGTTTTCGATCTTCAAGTTTGGATGGCTGCTACCCTTTCAGATCAACAGACATGTTTGGATGCTTTTGAGAAAGTAGACATAAAAGCTAGTCAGAGAATGGCTCAGATTTTGAGCAATTCTATGAATTTAAGCAATAATGCTATAGACATGATTAATTCTGTTTCTGAATTACTTGACGATTTTGGTCATGTTCCAAGTGATCTTAACAGGAGGCATTTATCCGATGAATCCGAAAAACTTGTTGATGGTTTCAGTCATAGATGA